From one Lycium barbarum isolate Lr01 chromosome 6, ASM1917538v2, whole genome shotgun sequence genomic stretch:
- the LOC132600197 gene encoding pathogenesis-related leaf protein 4-like yields the protein MEISKLSTTLVVLMALAMAHSSLAQNLPKDIVMVHNKARAEVGAPLPPLKWNETLAKYAHDYSSTRLAECTLVHSDSPYGENLAMGYGEFSAVEAVNLWVGEKPNYDYATNSCKQGMCGHYTQVVWKNTLQVGCARLKCDNGEAWFVSCNYYPPGNYIGEKPY from the coding sequence ATGGAGATCTCAAAGCTTTCAACAACCCTTGTTGTGCTCATGGCCTTAGCCATGGCTCATTCTTCATTGGCCCAAAATTTGCCGAAAGATATCGTTATGGTCCACAACAAGGCCCGTGCTGAAGTTGGTGCCCCACTCCCACCACTGAAATGGAACGAAACACTTGCAAAATATGCTCACGATTATTCCTCCACTAGATTAGCTGAATGTACATTGGTACATTCAGATTCACCCTATGGTGAAAATCTTGCCATGGGCTACGGTGAATTTTCGGCCGTTGAAGCCGTTAACTTGTGGGTAGGAGAGAAACCTAACTACGATTATGCCACAAACTCTTGCAAGCAAGGGATGTGCGGACATTATACTCAGGTGGTCTGGAAAAACACACTTCAAGTTGGATGTGCAAGGTTGAAATGCGATAATGGTGAAGCGTGGTTTGTGTCATGCAACTATTATCCCCCTGGCAATTACATTGGGGAGAAACCTTATTGA